The Thermococcus thermotolerans genome contains a region encoding:
- a CDS encoding cation:proton antiporter, with protein sequence MDFLPALAILLVVAKSIEWLFERVNIHPIIAHVLTGVLLGPFVLGVIEPTEELGVLAEFGLIMMMLYMGLTSNFSAIAQNTKKAVVVASLGVAFSFILGFITVMYFGKGTTAAIFIGITLGNTAIEVTSGVLAKERVKREVSSIIMGAAFADDIMAVYLIGIITALAGGGLDIVSFGILTVKIFTFIAATLLISEYVFKRARWFYSIVRNLNVFFTFTLILTFALAIIAEKAGLNQIIGAYLAGLTISRLRERKDPLVVTRIKLNELIEDLQVVLTEFFIPLFFIYVGLMFNPPTAGMSLTLIGALYLSAVLGKLLGCGLGSKLFGLSWRDSILVGIGMGGRGSLELAILTFGLSAGLIDQVLFASFIAVSMLTALTTPLFFKAYIQRAKA encoded by the coding sequence GTGGACTTTCTGCCTGCGCTGGCAATTCTCCTAGTCGTTGCAAAGAGCATCGAATGGCTCTTTGAGCGCGTCAACATACACCCGATAATAGCCCACGTCCTGACCGGTGTTCTGCTGGGGCCCTTCGTGCTGGGCGTCATCGAACCGACGGAAGAGCTGGGGGTTTTGGCGGAGTTTGGGCTGATAATGATGATGCTCTACATGGGACTCACCAGCAACTTCTCGGCGATAGCACAGAACACCAAGAAGGCAGTCGTGGTCGCCAGCCTTGGGGTTGCGTTCTCGTTCATCCTGGGCTTCATCACTGTGATGTACTTCGGCAAGGGCACAACTGCGGCAATATTCATAGGAATAACTCTCGGAAACACGGCCATAGAGGTGACAAGCGGGGTCCTGGCCAAGGAACGCGTCAAGAGGGAAGTCTCGTCAATTATCATGGGTGCAGCGTTCGCCGACGACATAATGGCAGTCTACCTCATAGGCATCATAACGGCCCTCGCCGGAGGGGGCCTCGACATAGTCTCCTTTGGAATTTTGACCGTCAAGATATTCACGTTCATAGCGGCCACTCTCCTCATCTCCGAGTACGTCTTCAAGAGGGCAAGGTGGTTCTACTCAATCGTCAGGAACCTGAACGTCTTCTTCACATTCACCCTCATCCTGACCTTTGCACTCGCAATCATAGCCGAGAAAGCCGGCCTCAACCAGATAATCGGTGCCTACCTGGCCGGTCTCACAATAAGCCGGCTGAGGGAAAGGAAGGACCCCCTTGTGGTCACCCGGATAAAGCTGAACGAGCTCATAGAAGACCTGCAGGTGGTCCTCACCGAGTTCTTCATACCCCTGTTCTTCATCTACGTCGGGCTCATGTTTAACCCCCCAACGGCAGGAATGAGCCTTACACTCATAGGGGCCCTTTACCTCTCAGCAGTTCTCGGGAAGCTCCTCGGGTGCGGCCTGGGGAGCAAGCTCTTCGGCCTCAGCTGGAGGGACTCAATACTGGTCGGCATAGGCATGGGGGGAAGGGGAAGCCTGGAGCTGGCCATACTGACCTTCGGCCTTTCAGCGGGGCTGATAGACCAGGTTCTCTTTGCCAGCTTCATAGCCGTCTCGATGCTGACCGCGCTGACGACCCCGCTGTTCTTCAAGGCCTATATCCAGAGGGCAAAAGCTTAA
- the mfnA gene encoding tyrosine decarboxylase MfnA, protein MFPRKGAGEEEVLEELEEKTSLDLTFDSGRILGSMCTYPHPFAVEIVRRYIDRNLGDPGLHVGSQRIEEEAVGMLSNLLGLEKGYGHIVSGGTEANILAVRAFRNIAEVERPELVLPESAHFSFLKASEMLGVKLVWAKLREDYSVDVDDVEAKITDKTIGIVGIAGTTGLGVVDNIPALSDLAIDYGLPLHVDAAFGGFVIPFAKELGYDIPDFDFRLRGVKSITIDPHKMGMVPIPAGGIIFREKKLLEAISVPAPYLAGGKVWQATITGTRPGASALAVWAMIKHLGFEGYKEIVREAMDLSRWFAEELKKIPGVYLIREPVLNIVSFGTKNLEEVEEELKRRGWGISAHRGYIRIVMMPHVKREHLEEFLKDLREVVLGR, encoded by the coding sequence ATGTTTCCGAGAAAAGGTGCGGGCGAGGAAGAGGTTCTGGAGGAGCTTGAAGAAAAAACATCTTTAGATCTGACATTCGACTCCGGAAGGATACTCGGCTCGATGTGCACTTATCCCCATCCCTTTGCCGTTGAGATCGTTAGGAGGTACATAGACAGGAACCTCGGCGATCCCGGTTTGCACGTGGGCAGCCAGAGGATCGAGGAGGAAGCAGTTGGGATGCTCTCGAACCTCCTGGGCCTAGAGAAGGGCTACGGACACATAGTCTCCGGCGGCACGGAGGCCAATATTCTGGCGGTGCGGGCCTTCCGGAACATCGCAGAGGTCGAAAGGCCAGAGCTGGTTCTTCCGGAGAGTGCCCACTTCTCCTTCCTGAAGGCAAGCGAGATGCTTGGGGTCAAACTCGTCTGGGCAAAGCTGAGGGAGGACTACTCCGTCGATGTTGATGACGTTGAGGCTAAAATCACGGACAAGACCATAGGAATAGTCGGAATCGCGGGGACAACGGGGCTCGGCGTTGTGGATAATATTCCCGCTCTGAGCGACCTGGCCATCGACTACGGCCTTCCGCTCCACGTTGATGCGGCCTTTGGCGGCTTCGTGATACCCTTCGCCAAGGAACTCGGCTACGACATCCCCGACTTTGACTTCAGGCTGAGGGGCGTGAAGAGCATAACCATAGACCCCCACAAGATGGGAATGGTGCCCATCCCTGCCGGGGGGATAATCTTCAGGGAAAAGAAGCTCCTTGAGGCAATAAGCGTTCCCGCACCGTACCTCGCAGGGGGCAAGGTCTGGCAGGCCACCATAACCGGAACCAGGCCGGGAGCAAGTGCATTGGCCGTGTGGGCGATGATAAAACACCTCGGCTTCGAGGGCTACAAGGAGATCGTAAGGGAGGCTATGGATCTTAGCAGGTGGTTCGCGGAGGAACTGAAAAAAATCCCCGGAGTTTACCTCATCAGGGAGCCCGTTCTCAACATAGTATCCTTTGGAACCAAGAACCTTGAGGAGGTCGAGGAGGAACTGAAGAGGCGCGGCTGGGGCATAAGCGCCCACAGGGGCTACATCAGAATCGTCATGATGCCCCACGTGAAGAGGGAGCACCTGGAAGAGTTTTTGAAGGACCTGAGGGAGGTCGTGCTGGGACGTTAA
- a CDS encoding HAD family hydrolase, protein MLVLVDLDDTLCNTWEAGKYTILRLIPFLLKRRKFKAFFYILTARYRELEQSRELHMMDLDKIVERLLRKIYVGISPEELDEIQELVDRVFFSNLKLFPDAVPFLEGLRGMGARIVLVTDSSTRWQRKKLEYLGIKDYFDALVISGETGHSKLDPHNFRLARRLFPHEDEVYMVGDRDDTDMRGGREIGAVTILVSRGYFKGRLAKHADYVVKDLMEALEVIRREHEKRAEA, encoded by the coding sequence ATGCTTGTGCTCGTTGACCTGGATGATACCCTCTGCAACACGTGGGAGGCCGGAAAATATACGATACTCCGTCTCATCCCTTTCCTTCTGAAACGGAGGAAGTTTAAGGCGTTCTTCTACATACTCACCGCCCGCTACCGCGAGCTTGAGCAGTCCCGGGAGCTCCACATGATGGACCTCGATAAAATCGTGGAGAGGCTCCTCAGAAAGATATACGTTGGCATCTCGCCGGAGGAGCTCGATGAGATACAGGAGCTCGTGGACAGGGTCTTTTTCTCAAACCTGAAGCTGTTCCCGGACGCGGTTCCTTTCCTTGAGGGGCTCAGAGGGATGGGTGCCCGGATAGTGCTCGTAACTGACTCCTCGACCAGATGGCAGAGGAAGAAGCTCGAATACCTCGGCATAAAGGACTACTTCGATGCACTTGTAATCAGCGGAGAGACCGGGCACAGCAAGCTCGACCCCCACAACTTTCGCCTGGCTAGGCGGCTCTTTCCCCACGAGGACGAGGTCTACATGGTCGGCGACAGGGACGACACTGACATGAGGGGCGGGAGGGAAATAGGGGCCGTTACAATACTCGTCAGCAGGGGGTATTTCAAGGGGAGGCTCGCAAAGCACGCCGATTACGTGGTCAAAGACCTCATGGAGGCCCTGGAGGTGATAAGGCGTGAGCATGAAAAACGAGCTGAAGCGTAA
- a CDS encoding CARDB domain-containing protein yields MCRLKKKVALVLMAVLVLSLVPFGRFASALYGTKIIDGSLSDWTASDLIATGVPSGIPGADLDRLYVAWDDQYLYIAIKTNNTAKYWPDYGIAIDIDPGSGNGGTTDPWAKNIQFSGQFLPDYIIYAEAQDGQIVWMGMHDWTGSGWGSMGNVKDIGDYAYVGGNQGIQTIEIKIPWNTIGGKPNSIGIIVWAAGNNDGDSAVDTLPVDPAIDYSNINNEWTDPDTLTNFAEIYVGAKTIDGDLSDWSANELAAEDTIGAGERGGNLTKLYVSWDDQYLYIAIETNNTENAGPWGMAYGFGIDVDPGTGNGYTGTSDAWDRSISFGNGYAIDYEVYFWWDQGSASITTAQLNTYNGGWDWPNLVDRGGKYAYMGDSTNGLKTLEIAIPWSAIGGKPKKLAIAAWVTGDSGSAVDILPDESAANDSPDERTDSDTITKMADFEIFIPVPELTISLSGPSVVGINRVARYNITVENKGSVATTGATVRVYINGNIYANWTTDLAAGESRWFLFNWSPNAAGTYTIRAVVDEDNLIPEANENNNEFTMDVQVVWVGSIDVDGNPDDWPAVSIAPNSYTVQNGVFVWSDATNDQKHDKDQWLPGGTSAHADLTEVGVTKDDRYVYFLFKFANMSNIKIGDNGATFIAVPIDYKDGGATWFAGEMDTNGVLQWDIQMAINLGGSQYTGQTSAVASAGTGKTSLLYFVDPAGNIVQVSGALVGINLHKNTVEVRIPLSVFGGAKEFSFQVATGFSYGPAVWNFGDPFANDGISDIVDTITKEPSTTEELSDNIPDYYIRIRMDNIVESATLVSVKMQRLIQYQNSFVMLNRFYGIRHFERDYSSYSTLMEKLSNMPLTDDMKDRLNELKNEVMDLLKLYNEGKELIDSPNYAFGASLKIYRAYTGMKKIVREMESMVEKAQSGELEREKHMQELAKNLTKTIDGNLDDWNVQPIAVDETGYGQDGANLKALYVDYDDQFLYIALTTENKASWRVAYGIAMDYKDGGYTAGTDAWGRKVGFSQGVDAQLYFFWNGEFFGDKGTSNITSAQFVVWDGSAWKYEELKWVGFYAYTGGAENGLQTLEIAIPWEALGGKPEKLSMVAYVTGQGAGDSAVDSLPLQDAVKDKAPGEEWGDEDTFTKFATVTIE; encoded by the coding sequence GTGTGTAGATTGAAGAAAAAGGTAGCGCTGGTATTGATGGCGGTTCTCGTTCTCAGCCTGGTGCCCTTTGGCAGGTTTGCAAGTGCCCTCTATGGAACCAAGATCATAGACGGAAGTTTAAGCGACTGGACGGCCTCGGATTTGATAGCTACAGGAGTTCCAAGTGGTATTCCTGGAGCAGATTTGGACAGGCTCTATGTGGCATGGGATGACCAGTACCTGTACATTGCCATTAAAACAAACAATACTGCCAAATACTGGCCCGACTATGGCATAGCCATTGATATTGACCCGGGGAGTGGTAATGGGGGAACCACTGACCCCTGGGCAAAGAACATACAGTTTTCGGGGCAGTTCCTTCCAGATTACATAATCTACGCTGAGGCTCAAGATGGACAAATTGTCTGGATGGGGATGCACGACTGGACAGGAAGTGGATGGGGAAGCATGGGGAATGTAAAGGACATAGGAGATTACGCTTACGTTGGTGGGAACCAAGGAATCCAGACTATAGAGATAAAAATCCCATGGAACACCATAGGAGGAAAGCCGAACAGCATCGGGATAATTGTGTGGGCTGCTGGAAACAATGATGGGGACTCGGCAGTTGATACACTTCCCGTTGATCCAGCTATAGACTACTCAAATATAAACAATGAATGGACTGATCCAGACACACTCACCAACTTTGCAGAGATATACGTCGGCGCTAAGACCATAGACGGCGACCTGAGTGATTGGAGTGCCAACGAGTTAGCCGCAGAAGATACCATCGGAGCCGGAGAACGGGGAGGCAACCTCACAAAGCTCTACGTCTCATGGGATGACCAGTATCTCTACATAGCCATTGAAACGAACAACACTGAGAACGCGGGCCCTTGGGGAATGGCATATGGCTTTGGAATTGACGTTGACCCCGGAACCGGAAATGGCTATACAGGAACAAGCGACGCATGGGATAGAAGCATAAGCTTCGGAAACGGGTACGCCATAGATTATGAAGTTTATTTCTGGTGGGATCAGGGAAGTGCATCAATAACAACTGCACAGCTCAACACATACAACGGTGGCTGGGACTGGCCAAATCTCGTTGACAGGGGAGGCAAGTATGCATACATGGGGGACTCTACCAACGGCCTTAAGACCCTCGAAATAGCCATACCCTGGTCAGCAATTGGAGGCAAACCCAAAAAGCTTGCAATAGCTGCGTGGGTGACGGGAGACAGCGGCAGTGCCGTGGATATACTCCCGGATGAAAGTGCCGCAAATGACAGCCCGGATGAGAGAACCGACAGCGACACAATAACAAAAATGGCGGACTTTGAAATATTCATCCCAGTTCCTGAGTTAACGATTTCCCTCAGTGGCCCGAGTGTCGTCGGCATCAATAGAGTCGCAAGGTACAATATCACCGTTGAAAACAAGGGATCCGTGGCTACTACAGGCGCAACTGTCAGGGTATACATCAACGGCAACATTTACGCCAACTGGACAACCGATCTCGCGGCCGGGGAGAGCAGGTGGTTCCTCTTCAACTGGAGCCCGAACGCCGCAGGGACGTACACCATAAGGGCAGTCGTTGACGAGGACAACCTCATCCCCGAGGCCAACGAGAACAACAACGAGTTCACTATGGACGTCCAGGTTGTCTGGGTGGGCAGCATAGACGTCGACGGGAACCCCGACGACTGGCCGGCGGTTAGCATCGCCCCGAACTCATACACTGTCCAGAACGGCGTCTTCGTATGGAGCGACGCTACGAACGACCAGAAGCACGACAAGGATCAGTGGCTACCAGGAGGGACTTCAGCCCACGCTGACCTGACGGAGGTTGGCGTCACCAAGGACGACCGCTACGTGTACTTCCTCTTCAAGTTCGCCAACATGAGCAACATAAAAATCGGGGACAACGGTGCCACGTTCATAGCCGTTCCAATAGACTATAAGGACGGTGGAGCTACGTGGTTCGCCGGTGAAATGGACACCAACGGGGTCCTTCAGTGGGACATCCAGATGGCCATAAACCTCGGGGGGAGCCAGTACACGGGCCAAACCTCAGCCGTAGCCTCCGCCGGAACGGGCAAGACCTCCCTGCTGTACTTTGTAGATCCCGCCGGAAACATCGTGCAGGTCAGCGGCGCCCTCGTTGGAATTAACCTCCACAAGAACACTGTTGAGGTTAGAATCCCGCTGAGCGTCTTTGGAGGAGCCAAGGAGTTCAGCTTCCAGGTTGCAACGGGCTTCAGCTACGGTCCGGCCGTCTGGAACTTCGGAGACCCGTTCGCGAACGATGGAATAAGCGACATAGTTGATACCATAACCAAGGAGCCGAGCACCACAGAGGAGCTCTCCGATAACATCCCCGATTACTACATCAGGATCAGAATGGACAACATCGTTGAGAGTGCCACTCTGGTCAGTGTCAAAATGCAGAGGCTAATCCAGTACCAGAACTCCTTTGTCATGCTCAACAGGTTCTACGGTATACGGCATTTCGAAAGGGACTACTCCAGCTACAGCACCCTCATGGAGAAGCTGAGCAATATGCCGCTCACTGACGACATGAAGGACAGGCTCAACGAGCTCAAAAATGAGGTCATGGATCTCCTGAAGCTCTACAACGAGGGCAAAGAGCTGATAGACAGCCCGAACTATGCGTTCGGTGCCTCACTTAAGATATACCGGGCCTACACCGGAATGAAAAAGATAGTCAGAGAAATGGAGTCAATGGTCGAAAAGGCCCAGAGCGGCGAGCTGGAAAGGGAAAAACACATGCAGGAGCTCGCCAAGAACCTCACCAAGACCATAGACGGCAACCTCGACGACTGGAACGTCCAGCCCATAGCCGTTGATGAGACCGGCTACGGGCAGGACGGTGCAAACCTCAAGGCCCTCTACGTCGACTACGACGACCAGTTCCTCTACATAGCCCTCACCACGGAGAACAAGGCATCGTGGAGGGTTGCCTACGGCATAGCGATGGACTACAAGGACGGAGGCTACACTGCCGGAACCGACGCATGGGGCAGGAAGGTTGGTTTCAGCCAGGGCGTGGACGCGCAGCTGTACTTCTTCTGGAACGGTGAGTTCTTCGGAGACAAGGGAACCAGCAACATAACCAGTGCACAGTTTGTCGTATGGGACGGTTCGGCATGGAAGTACGAGGAGCTCAAATGGGTTGGATTCTACGCCTACACAGGGGGAGCGGAGAACGGACTTCAGACCCTTGAGATAGCCATCCCCTGGGAGGCCCTCGGAGGAAAGCCGGAGAAGCTCAGTATGGTGGCATATGTAACGGGACAGGGTGCCGGCGATTCTGCCGTTGACAGCCTGCCGCTCCAGGACGCCGTCAAGGACAAAGCGCCCGGCGAAGAGTGGGGCGACGAGGACACGTTTACCAAGTTCGCCACGGTCACCATAGAGTGA
- a CDS encoding alpha-amylase/4-alpha-glucanotransferase domain-containing protein, translating to MVNFIFGIHNHQPLGNFGWVLESAYERSYRPFMEILEDYPNMKVAVHISGPLLEWLEENRPEYIDLLRSLVRKGQLEIVVAGFYEPVLAAIPKEDRIEQIKLLKDFARRLGYDAKGVWLTERVWQPELVKSLRQAGIEYVIVDDYHFMSAGLSKEELFWPYYTEDGGEVIAVFPIDEKLRYLIPFRPVEKTIEYLHSLDDGDGSKVAVFHDDGEKFGVWPGTYEWVYEKGWLREFFDRVSSDERISLTLYSEYLSRFKPRGIVYLPIASYFEMSEWSLPAEQAKLFVEFVETLKKHGKFEKYRVFVRGGIWKNFFFKYPESNYMHKRMLMVSKLVRENPEARKFILKAQCNDAYWHGVFGGVYLPHLRRAVWENIIRANSHVKVGTFVRDIDFDGHDEVFLENESFYAVFKPSYGGALFELSSKKRAVNYNDVLARRWEHYHEVPEAATPEEGGDEGVASIHELGKQIPEEIRRELAYDNHLRALLQDHFLDPETAIDEYRLARYLELGDFVKGAYDYSTSDGGIALWRDGTVSGRAARVEKVFHLKDDGFAVDYAVKSDAKALFGVELNLAVHSVMEKPEEFGAKSFEVNDPYGIGRVKIELDRNARVWKYPIKTLSQSEAGWDFIQQGVSYTLLFPVDGELRFRIRFREL from the coding sequence ATGGTGAACTTCATATTCGGGATCCATAACCATCAGCCTCTCGGTAACTTCGGTTGGGTCTTGGAGAGTGCCTACGAGCGTTCCTACCGGCCGTTCATGGAGATACTTGAAGACTACCCGAACATGAAGGTCGCGGTCCATATAAGCGGTCCCCTCCTTGAATGGCTGGAGGAGAACCGTCCCGAGTATATTGACCTTCTCCGTTCCCTTGTTCGGAAAGGACAGCTTGAGATAGTGGTTGCGGGCTTTTATGAACCCGTTCTGGCGGCGATTCCGAAGGAGGACAGGATAGAGCAGATAAAACTCCTCAAGGACTTCGCCAGGAGGCTCGGCTACGATGCCAAGGGCGTCTGGCTTACCGAGCGTGTGTGGCAGCCGGAGCTCGTAAAGAGCCTCCGCCAGGCTGGTATAGAGTACGTCATCGTTGACGACTACCACTTTATGAGCGCCGGTCTGAGCAAGGAAGAACTCTTCTGGCCTTACTACACGGAGGACGGCGGGGAGGTAATAGCCGTTTTTCCGATAGACGAGAAGTTGCGCTACCTTATACCCTTCCGTCCGGTTGAGAAGACAATCGAGTACCTCCATTCCCTCGACGACGGCGACGGGAGCAAGGTTGCTGTCTTCCACGACGACGGTGAGAAGTTCGGGGTCTGGCCCGGAACATACGAGTGGGTGTATGAAAAGGGCTGGCTCAGGGAGTTCTTTGATAGAGTTTCAAGCGATGAGAGGATAAGCCTGACCCTCTACTCGGAGTACCTTTCGAGATTTAAGCCGAGGGGCATTGTGTACCTCCCGATAGCTTCCTACTTCGAGATGAGCGAGTGGAGCCTTCCGGCGGAGCAGGCGAAGCTCTTCGTTGAATTCGTGGAGACACTGAAGAAGCACGGAAAGTTTGAGAAATACAGGGTTTTCGTCCGCGGCGGAATCTGGAAGAACTTCTTCTTCAAGTACCCCGAGAGCAACTACATGCACAAGAGAATGCTGATGGTGAGCAAGCTGGTGAGGGAAAACCCCGAGGCGAGAAAGTTCATCCTCAAGGCCCAGTGCAACGACGCCTACTGGCACGGCGTCTTCGGTGGCGTCTACCTCCCCCACCTCAGGAGGGCGGTCTGGGAGAACATCATCAGGGCGAATAGCCATGTGAAGGTTGGAACTTTCGTGAGGGACATAGACTTCGACGGCCACGATGAGGTCTTTCTGGAGAACGAGAGCTTCTACGCGGTGTTTAAACCCTCCTACGGTGGAGCGCTGTTCGAGCTCAGCTCAAAGAAACGGGCGGTCAACTACAACGACGTTCTCGCTAGGCGGTGGGAGCACTACCACGAAGTCCCCGAGGCGGCCACCCCTGAAGAGGGGGGCGATGAGGGGGTTGCGAGCATACACGAGCTTGGCAAGCAGATTCCAGAGGAAATACGGCGGGAACTTGCCTACGACAACCACCTCAGGGCGCTCCTTCAGGATCACTTCCTCGACCCGGAAACGGCTATAGATGAGTACCGCCTTGCGAGATACCTGGAGCTCGGTGACTTCGTGAAGGGAGCATACGACTACAGCACCTCCGATGGGGGCATCGCCCTCTGGCGCGATGGGACTGTCTCGGGAAGGGCTGCGAGGGTTGAGAAGGTCTTCCACCTGAAAGATGATGGCTTTGCCGTTGACTACGCAGTAAAGAGTGACGCCAAGGCCCTCTTCGGCGTTGAGCTGAACTTGGCCGTTCACAGCGTTATGGAGAAACCCGAGGAGTTCGGGGCGAAAAGCTTTGAGGTGAACGACCCCTACGGAATCGGGAGAGTGAAGATAGAGCTCGACAGAAACGCAAGGGTCTGGAAGTATCCAATAAAGACCCTCAGTCAGAGCGAAGCTGGATGGGACTTCATCCAGCAGGGCGTCAGCTATACCCTGCTGTTCCCGGTGGACGGTGAACTGAGGTTCCGGATTAGATTCAGGGAGCTCTAA
- a CDS encoding diacylglycerol/polyprenol kinase family protein → MSMKNELKRKSLHLTGLLVPVSYLLFGREVTLTLIGVAFFLFVVLEPFRIIEELRDNIKRRLKIYVDNDVFERVEVLEKQIREITREHERYRVAAHIYFAAAAFIIVYFFPMEIAIGAITVATVGDALAAIVGKSLGRHRFSNGKSLEGSAAYFLSGLLTLWPLVGPLLAVLGSLTGMLVEFYGFPPGKDPGEQLDDNFSNQLAIAVVLYIAALFLA, encoded by the coding sequence GTGAGCATGAAAAACGAGCTGAAGCGTAAGTCCCTTCACCTCACCGGCCTTCTTGTTCCAGTCTCGTACCTGCTCTTCGGCAGGGAGGTCACCCTCACCCTCATAGGCGTGGCCTTTTTCCTTTTCGTCGTGCTCGAACCCTTCAGGATAATCGAGGAGCTGAGGGACAACATCAAGAGGAGGCTTAAGATATACGTTGACAACGACGTCTTCGAGCGCGTTGAGGTTCTGGAGAAGCAGATACGGGAGATAACGAGGGAGCACGAACGCTACCGCGTGGCAGCCCACATATACTTTGCCGCGGCGGCGTTTATCATTGTCTACTTCTTTCCCATGGAGATAGCGATAGGGGCCATCACGGTTGCAACCGTGGGGGATGCCCTGGCGGCTATAGTCGGCAAATCCCTGGGCAGGCATCGCTTCAGCAACGGCAAGAGCCTTGAGGGCAGTGCCGCGTATTTCCTGTCCGGACTTCTGACGCTCTGGCCCCTTGTAGGGCCCCTTTTGGCAGTCCTTGGTTCTCTAACTGGCATGCTTGTGGAGTTCTATGGTTTCCCGCCGGGGAAGGATCCGGGGGAACAGCTGGATGACAACTTTTCAAACCAGCTGGCGATAGCGGTTGTGCTGTATATCGCGGCGCTTTTCCTGGCCTGA
- a CDS encoding TIGR00304 family membrane protein, producing the protein MDKGSLLILAGMGMILLGFLLVFIGTAVLALGGEGEVEGGGVIMIGPVPIIFGTGRGVGIAVILAIILMALWIIGALLARRG; encoded by the coding sequence ATGGATAAGGGGAGCCTGCTCATACTGGCCGGCATGGGAATGATACTGCTCGGATTCCTGCTAGTCTTTATTGGAACAGCAGTTTTGGCCCTCGGCGGTGAAGGCGAAGTGGAGGGCGGCGGGGTTATAATGATAGGCCCGGTGCCAATAATCTTCGGGACGGGCAGGGGCGTGGGCATTGCAGTGATACTCGCGATAATACTGATGGCACTCTGGATAATAGGGGCTCTGCTCGCGAGGAGGGGATGA